One Ammoniphilus sp. CFH 90114 genomic window carries:
- the trpB gene encoding tryptophan synthase subunit beta translates to MVVVPNELGRFGEFGGKYVPETLMNALEELENAYEEAKKDPGFQEELNKHYTYYAGRATPLYYADRLTEYLGGAKIYLKREDLNHTGAHKLNNALAQGLLAKRMGKKKIVAETGAGQHGVASATVAAKLGLQCKVFMGEEDIRRQQLNVFRMQLLGAEVIPVSSGTRTLKDATNEAIRYWVANVEDTFYLLGSVVGPHPYPMMVRDFQRIIGDETKEQILELEGRLPDTVVACVGGGSNAMGIFYPFVQDQNVRLIGVEAAGYGVETDKHAATFAKGTKGVIHGSLTYLLQDEWGQILEPHSISAGLDYPGVGPEHAYLKEMGRATYHPITDKEALEALQVLCKTEGIIPALESSHAIAEAMKLAPGLSPDHLLVVCLSGRGDKDVEAIQHHLKGEA, encoded by the coding sequence ATGGTGGTCGTGCCTAACGAGTTGGGTCGTTTTGGCGAGTTTGGTGGGAAGTACGTACCCGAAACGCTAATGAACGCGCTAGAAGAATTAGAGAATGCCTATGAGGAAGCAAAGAAGGATCCTGGTTTTCAAGAGGAATTAAATAAGCATTATACCTACTATGCGGGCAGAGCGACCCCGCTCTACTATGCAGACAGGTTGACGGAATACTTAGGCGGGGCAAAAATCTATCTGAAAAGAGAGGATTTAAACCACACGGGTGCTCACAAGCTCAATAATGCGCTTGCACAAGGACTGTTGGCCAAACGGATGGGAAAAAAGAAAATCGTAGCTGAAACGGGAGCCGGACAACATGGTGTAGCCTCGGCGACGGTAGCCGCTAAGCTCGGTTTACAGTGCAAGGTATTCATGGGAGAAGAAGATATTCGCAGACAACAGCTGAATGTCTTCCGGATGCAATTGCTAGGAGCCGAAGTGATTCCGGTCAGTTCGGGCACCAGGACGTTAAAAGATGCCACTAATGAAGCGATTCGCTATTGGGTTGCGAATGTGGAGGACACGTTTTACTTATTAGGTTCCGTCGTTGGGCCGCATCCTTATCCGATGATGGTTCGAGATTTTCAAAGAATTATAGGAGATGAAACAAAAGAACAAATTCTTGAACTCGAAGGCCGTCTGCCAGATACTGTCGTGGCTTGTGTCGGAGGTGGAAGCAATGCAATGGGGATATTCTATCCCTTTGTTCAAGATCAGAACGTAAGATTAATCGGGGTAGAAGCAGCGGGTTACGGAGTGGAGACAGATAAACATGCCGCCACCTTTGCGAAGGGGACAAAGGGAGTAATCCATGGATCCCTCACTTATCTCCTTCAAGATGAATGGGGACAAATTCTAGAGCCTCACTCCATTTCGGCAGGATTGGATTATCCAGGAGTAGGACCAGAGCATGCTTATCTAAAAGAAATGGGTCGTGCCACCTACCATCCTATCACAGATAAGGAAGCGCTAGAGGCCCTTCAAGTCCTTTGTAAGACAGAAGGCATTATTCCCGCACTAGAGAGCTCTCATGCCATCGCAGAAGCGATGAAGCTAGCCCCTGGCCTTTCACCAGACCATCTATTGGTTGTTTGTTTATCAGGTCGTGGGGATAAGGACGTAGAAGCGATACAGCATCATCTTAAGGGGGAAGCATAA
- the trpA gene encoding tryptophan synthase subunit alpha, whose product MNHVIGKNAIEQKFADRKDPLFIPFITAGDPAPETTIEIAIALEAAGADILELGVPYSDPLADGPTIQRASARALRHQISIRDCVHMVGAMREKGLTIPVILFTYFNPVMQYGVERLFEEMKVYGLDGILIPDLPVEESGQVKELSQKAGLPLISLVAPTSQKRIQKIAEQADGFLYCVSSLGVTGARSELGEGVTSFLQEVRKHSRVPVAVGFGISRPEQMGQLAPHCDGLIVGSALVQVIEEAGEQLINTNTKEKGLEMIKMFVQNLKSGVR is encoded by the coding sequence ATGAACCATGTGATCGGAAAAAACGCTATTGAGCAAAAGTTTGCTGACCGAAAAGATCCACTGTTCATACCTTTCATCACCGCAGGAGACCCTGCACCTGAGACGACGATAGAGATTGCGATCGCCCTTGAAGCTGCGGGGGCGGATATTCTGGAGTTAGGTGTTCCTTATTCGGACCCGCTAGCCGATGGTCCTACCATTCAACGAGCCTCAGCACGCGCTCTTCGACATCAGATCTCCATACGAGACTGTGTGCATATGGTTGGAGCTATGCGTGAAAAGGGGCTTACGATCCCCGTGATCTTGTTTACGTATTTCAATCCTGTCATGCAATATGGGGTGGAACGGTTATTTGAAGAAATGAAGGTTTATGGTCTAGATGGAATTCTGATTCCAGATCTTCCTGTAGAAGAAAGCGGTCAGGTAAAAGAGCTTTCGCAAAAGGCCGGCTTACCTTTGATATCCCTTGTAGCTCCGACCTCTCAGAAGCGGATTCAGAAGATTGCAGAACAAGCCGATGGATTCCTTTATTGTGTTTCCTCTCTTGGTGTCACAGGGGCAAGGAGTGAATTAGGGGAGGGTGTTACTTCTTTCCTGCAAGAGGTGCGGAAGCATTCGCGTGTACCTGTCGCTGTTGGGTTCGGAATCTCACGGCCAGAACAGATGGGGCAGCTCGCTCCTCACTGTGACGGGCTCATTGTGGGAAGTGCTCTCGTGCAAGTCATCGAAGAAGCCGGGGAGCAACTTATCAATACGAATACGAAAGAAAAAGGATTGGAAATGATAAAAATGTTTGTACAAAATCTAAAATCTGGAGTAAGATAG
- the hisC gene encoding histidinol-phosphate transaminase, translating to MIPKKQIVDLPVYQPGKPIDEVKRELGLEQIVKLASNENPFGCSPKVKEAIVPVLDQLAIYPDGGSMALREELAAFLEVDGSQLVFGNGSDELVMLTSRAYLEPGANTVMATPTFPVYKTTATVEGAEVIEVPLVDGVHDLKGLLANINEQTRVVWVCNPNNPSGTMNSEEEIKTFLDQVPKSVLVVLDEAYYEYVTDASYPESLKLLPQYSNVLILRTFSKIYGLAGLRIGYGVASPDIVDKLNRVREPFNTSSIAQVAAIAAMKDQEFVQSCRSLNDSGRKQLYAAFDEMGLSYYPSQGNFVLVDTKKDGNDVFQALLQKGYIIRSGRALGFPTWIRVTVGNEEQNSGFLAALREVL from the coding sequence ATGATCCCAAAGAAGCAAATCGTTGATTTACCTGTATACCAGCCAGGGAAGCCCATAGATGAAGTGAAGAGGGAGCTTGGTCTAGAGCAGATTGTTAAGCTCGCTTCCAATGAAAATCCATTTGGCTGCTCACCGAAGGTGAAAGAGGCCATCGTTCCTGTGCTTGATCAATTGGCAATCTATCCTGATGGAGGAAGCATGGCGTTAAGAGAAGAGCTGGCAGCTTTCTTAGAGGTAGACGGTTCCCAATTGGTTTTTGGTAATGGTTCAGATGAATTAGTCATGCTGACTTCTAGAGCTTACCTGGAGCCTGGTGCCAATACTGTGATGGCCACACCGACATTCCCTGTGTATAAGACAACAGCAACTGTGGAGGGAGCGGAAGTCATCGAAGTGCCTCTTGTAGACGGAGTGCATGATTTGAAGGGCTTATTGGCCAACATTAACGAGCAGACACGTGTCGTATGGGTATGTAACCCGAACAATCCATCGGGCACTATGAATAGTGAAGAAGAGATTAAGACTTTCCTCGACCAGGTGCCGAAGTCCGTATTAGTGGTATTAGATGAAGCTTATTATGAATATGTCACCGATGCATCGTATCCTGAATCGCTGAAGCTGCTACCTCAATATTCGAATGTACTTATTCTTCGTACGTTTTCTAAGATTTATGGCTTAGCTGGACTGCGAATCGGTTACGGTGTAGCCTCTCCAGATATCGTGGACAAGTTGAACCGTGTCCGTGAACCATTCAATACTAGCAGCATTGCCCAGGTAGCTGCGATTGCCGCCATGAAAGACCAAGAGTTTGTGCAGTCCTGCCGTTCTTTGAACGATAGCGGACGTAAGCAGTTATATGCAGCATTTGATGAGATGGGACTTTCCTATTATCCTTCTCAAGGTAACTTTGTGTTGGTGGATACGAAGAAAGATGGCAACGATGTATTTCAAGCTTTACTTCAAAAAGGATATATTATTCGCTCCGGACGAGCTTTAGGCTTCCCGACTTGGATCCGCGTAACCGTAGGAAATGAAGAGCAGAATAGTGGATTCCTTGCTGCACTCCGTGAGGTGTTATAA
- a CDS encoding prephenate dehydrogenase — protein MKKIAVLGVGLIGGSLALSLKNKNIEIIGFDVDEENLQKALELGVIHKGTQYLAEAVQEADVIFLCSPVGKLFELISFLRYTPLKEGAIITDTGSTKSSIVEWTRDFQQRKVHFIGGHPMAGSHKSGVEAAHDRLFENAYYVLTPDASVPEEAVSALKELLAATKANIVVLDPEEHDKIVGAISHFPHIIAAALVNQVERYSEDTPWYNRLAAGGFRDITRIASSNPHMWRDILLHNRKVMLSLAEDWKTVLDEIIGYVKESDGQAIEGFFRDARDFRNQMPERKKGAIAPLYDLYVDVPDHPGVIGKITTLLGLKQISITNIRILEIREDIMGVLLITFRDEDDLEKAREVLMQEGYRVYSRE, from the coding sequence GTGAAAAAAATAGCGGTATTGGGAGTGGGACTCATAGGTGGGTCCCTTGCCCTTTCTTTAAAAAATAAGAATATTGAAATTATTGGTTTTGATGTAGATGAGGAGAATTTGCAAAAGGCCCTTGAATTAGGCGTTATCCATAAGGGGACACAGTATCTGGCCGAAGCGGTTCAAGAAGCTGATGTTATTTTTCTTTGTTCACCGGTAGGTAAGCTGTTTGAGCTGATTTCTTTTCTTCGCTATACTCCGTTGAAGGAAGGAGCCATTATCACAGATACAGGGAGTACCAAGTCTTCCATTGTAGAATGGACGCGCGATTTCCAGCAAAGAAAGGTTCATTTCATCGGGGGGCATCCCATGGCAGGCTCTCATAAGTCCGGTGTGGAGGCTGCACATGACCGACTGTTTGAGAATGCTTATTATGTGCTTACTCCTGATGCATCCGTTCCAGAAGAGGCCGTCTCTGCTCTTAAGGAGTTGCTCGCAGCAACCAAAGCGAACATTGTTGTGCTAGATCCAGAGGAGCATGACAAAATCGTCGGAGCGATCAGCCACTTCCCTCATATTATTGCGGCTGCATTGGTAAATCAGGTGGAGCGATACAGCGAGGATACTCCGTGGTATAACCGACTAGCAGCTGGCGGATTTCGTGATATTACGAGAATCGCTTCAAGCAATCCGCACATGTGGCGAGATATCCTTCTTCATAATCGTAAGGTGATGCTGTCTCTTGCCGAGGATTGGAAAACAGTGCTCGATGAGATTATCGGTTACGTAAAGGAAAGCGATGGACAAGCCATTGAAGGTTTTTTCCGAGATGCGCGCGATTTCCGTAATCAAATGCCTGAACGGAAAAAGGGTGCGATTGCTCCTCTTTATGATCTTTATGTAGATGTTCCCGATCATCCAGGTGTAATTGGGAAGATCACCACCTTACTTGGCTTGAAACAAATTAGTATTACCAACATCCGAATTCTAGAAATTAGGGAAGATATTATGGGGGTCCTTCTCATTACCTTCCGTGATGAGGATGATCTGGAAAAAGCACGAGAAGTACTAATGCAGGAAGGCTATCGGGTGTATTCTCGAGAATAG
- the aroA gene encoding 3-phosphoshikimate 1-carboxyvinyltransferase: MLTTKRAKRVAGEIKVPGDKSISHRAVMFSSMAKGTARIYGFLPGADCLSTISCFQKMGVSIEQNGDQVIVESAGLDGLNEPHEILDVGNSGTTIRLMSGILAGRSFHSTLIGDESIARRPMKRVVEPLKKMGARIDGRADGNFTPLAIRGGQLSGMEYHSPVASAQVKSAIILAGLQAEGLTTVYEPHLSRDHTERMLSSFGVELNSFDGGVSIQGGQVMRQQEEIHVPGDISSAAFVLAAAAIVPGSQLTVRGVGVNPTRTGIIDVLLEMGADLKVENERIQNGEPVADLTISYAHLKGMEIGGAIIPRLIDEIPIIAVMASQARGTTIIRDAEELKVKETNRIDVMVQELRKMGAQVEPTEDGMIIQGGANLTGARCHSHGDHRIGMSMAIAGLVAEGETFIEEAEAINVSFPGFEQILKEIVVDS, encoded by the coding sequence ATGTTGACAACAAAGAGGGCGAAACGGGTTGCAGGTGAGATTAAGGTCCCTGGGGATAAATCCATTTCGCATCGAGCCGTCATGTTTAGTTCTATGGCAAAAGGGACGGCACGGATTTATGGCTTCTTGCCTGGAGCTGATTGCTTGAGTACCATCAGCTGTTTTCAAAAGATGGGCGTCTCTATTGAGCAGAATGGCGATCAAGTTATCGTAGAAAGCGCCGGTTTAGATGGGCTGAACGAGCCTCACGAAATTCTGGATGTAGGAAATTCGGGAACCACGATTCGCCTGATGTCTGGGATTCTGGCAGGGCGCTCATTCCATTCGACTCTCATTGGGGATGAATCGATTGCTCGACGGCCGATGAAGAGGGTCGTTGAACCGTTAAAAAAGATGGGGGCTCGGATTGACGGACGGGCTGATGGGAACTTCACCCCTCTAGCGATTCGAGGAGGCCAGCTTAGCGGGATGGAGTATCATTCACCAGTAGCGAGCGCCCAAGTGAAGTCTGCCATTATTCTGGCTGGATTACAGGCGGAAGGCCTAACAACGGTTTATGAGCCGCATTTGTCACGAGATCATACCGAGCGCATGCTATCTTCCTTTGGGGTGGAGTTGAATTCCTTTGATGGAGGTGTCTCTATCCAAGGTGGACAGGTGATGCGACAGCAGGAGGAGATTCATGTTCCCGGAGATATTTCCTCTGCGGCTTTTGTTTTAGCTGCAGCGGCTATTGTTCCAGGGAGTCAATTGACTGTACGAGGGGTCGGGGTTAATCCAACGCGTACAGGTATTATTGATGTCTTGCTTGAAATGGGTGCAGACCTAAAGGTAGAGAACGAGAGGATCCAAAATGGAGAGCCTGTAGCTGATCTTACGATTTCCTATGCACATCTGAAGGGAATGGAGATCGGTGGGGCCATTATTCCACGATTAATTGACGAGATTCCCATCATTGCCGTGATGGCTTCTCAAGCGCGAGGAACAACGATTATTCGCGATGCAGAAGAATTAAAGGTCAAGGAGACGAACCGGATCGATGTGATGGTGCAGGAGCTTCGAAAGATGGGGGCTCAAGTGGAACCTACTGAAGATGGCATGATTATTCAAGGTGGGGCAAATTTGACTGGTGCACGTTGTCACAGCCATGGCGACCATCGGATCGGGATGTCGATGGCGATTGCAGGTTTAGTGGCCGAAGGTGAAACCTTCATAGAAGAAGCCGAAGCGATCAACGTATCGTTCCCCGGATTCGAGCAGATCTTGAAGGAGATTGTGGTAGACAGCTAA
- a CDS encoding cell wall metabolism sensor histidine kinase WalK → MPIRLKLSLWYSGVFLLVITLFCTYIYLFFTHREMNQIDFHLRERAQEVHQSIEIVDVFPLPLRRLVLPDINVFSSPELFLQIVDMQGRVISRSESLGEYSLPISTEALNHIVRGTPFFETKNVQGTQIRLYHLPLVSGKQFIGVLQVAESLYGFHRSLSNLRWLLAIGALTTVTLSALLGWILARQALLPIHRIIETTAEIEREGKLERRINYPGPPDEIGQLSTQINSMMEKIEQMYRELEESYEAQRRFVADASHELRTPLTTIRGNMDFLRKLYKEKGVLSEEAMEDIVDELERVSRMVHDLLALARADAGYHIQMEDIKLTEWLEDWIHKGKGLAKPDVLFHHEETPEELKQIKIKGNLDFLKQISLILLENAFKYTSSGKVELRCSLKNQGVIIEVIDTGSGIPEEEVHRVFDRFYRGGNVRNRPGTGLGLSIAKWIIEKHGGTILVESELGKGTKVLVTLPYSKNTP, encoded by the coding sequence ATGCCTATACGCCTCAAGCTCTCTCTTTGGTACAGTGGAGTTTTCCTCCTCGTCATTACCTTGTTTTGTACTTATATCTATCTATTTTTTACCCATAGAGAAATGAATCAGATCGATTTTCACCTTCGAGAACGCGCTCAGGAGGTTCATCAATCCATTGAAATTGTCGATGTATTCCCTTTGCCGCTCCGTCGTTTGGTTCTACCTGATATCAATGTGTTCTCGTCACCAGAGCTATTCTTGCAAATTGTAGATATGCAGGGAAGAGTCATCTCCCGTTCTGAATCGTTAGGGGAATATTCACTCCCTATCAGCACAGAAGCACTTAACCATATCGTTCGTGGCACCCCATTTTTTGAAACAAAAAATGTGCAGGGAACCCAGATTCGGCTCTATCACTTGCCTTTAGTCTCAGGAAAACAATTTATAGGTGTTCTCCAGGTTGCAGAGTCTCTCTATGGCTTTCATCGTTCCCTTTCTAATCTAAGATGGCTACTTGCTATTGGCGCCTTAACAACCGTAACCCTGTCAGCCTTATTGGGCTGGATCTTAGCGAGGCAAGCCCTCTTGCCTATCCACCGGATCATCGAGACGACAGCCGAAATTGAAAGAGAAGGAAAGCTTGAAAGACGGATTAATTACCCTGGACCTCCGGATGAGATAGGGCAGCTCTCTACACAAATTAATTCTATGATGGAAAAGATTGAACAGATGTATCGTGAGCTAGAGGAGTCTTACGAAGCACAGCGGCGATTTGTGGCCGATGCCAGTCATGAGCTGAGGACACCCCTGACCACCATACGAGGCAATATGGATTTTTTACGGAAGCTATATAAGGAAAAAGGAGTACTATCTGAAGAGGCTATGGAGGACATCGTAGATGAGCTCGAGAGAGTCTCGAGGATGGTCCATGATCTTCTTGCCCTCGCCCGAGCTGATGCCGGATATCATATCCAAATGGAAGACATTAAACTCACGGAATGGCTGGAGGACTGGATCCACAAAGGAAAAGGGTTAGCAAAACCAGATGTCTTATTTCACCATGAGGAAACTCCTGAAGAACTAAAACAGATAAAAATTAAAGGAAATCTAGACTTCCTTAAACAAATCTCCCTCATTCTTTTAGAAAATGCCTTTAAATATACTTCTAGTGGAAAGGTTGAACTTCGTTGTTCCCTTAAGAATCAAGGAGTCATCATCGAAGTAATCGACACGGGAAGCGGTATTCCTGAGGAAGAAGTTCACCGGGTGTTCGATCGATTCTACCGTGGGGGAAATGTGCGCAATAGGCCTGGTACTGGATTAGGCTTATCTATCGCGAAGTGGATTATAGAAAAGCATGGGGGAACCATTCTCGTAGAAAGTGAACTTGGTAAGGGAACGAAGGTTTTAGTGACTTTGCCTTATAGCAAAAATACCCCATAG
- a CDS encoding response regulator transcription factor, protein MQKNRILVVDDDQKIGVMLKRALDYEGYEVTVVHSGEDALLLLLEKPFDLVILDIMLPGLDGWAVCQEIRVNSSIPIIMLTAKDEVEQRVKGLDSGADDYVVKPFALDELLARIRAQLRRHQPPREKADHLHFANIELNLSSRECKRGDQKIDLRGKEFELLEHFMLHPHIVLAKEQLLQHVWGFDYEGESNVIEVYIASLRSKLEKHGHPRLIHTVRGSGYILRED, encoded by the coding sequence ATGCAAAAAAATCGAATCCTTGTCGTCGATGATGATCAAAAAATCGGCGTTATGCTCAAACGCGCCTTAGACTATGAAGGCTATGAGGTTACGGTTGTCCATTCTGGAGAAGATGCACTTCTTCTACTCCTTGAGAAACCTTTTGACTTAGTTATTCTTGATATCATGCTCCCGGGGTTAGACGGTTGGGCAGTCTGTCAAGAGATTCGGGTAAACAGCTCTATACCTATCATCATGCTCACGGCCAAAGACGAGGTGGAGCAACGTGTAAAAGGATTGGACTCTGGTGCAGATGACTACGTCGTGAAGCCGTTTGCTCTTGACGAGCTTCTTGCTAGAATACGAGCTCAACTAAGAAGACATCAACCTCCCAGAGAAAAGGCGGACCACTTACACTTTGCTAATATTGAGCTAAATCTGAGCAGCAGGGAATGCAAACGGGGAGATCAAAAGATTGATTTGCGCGGAAAAGAGTTCGAACTCCTCGAACACTTCATGCTGCACCCCCATATCGTATTGGCCAAAGAACAGCTGCTTCAACATGTTTGGGGGTTCGATTATGAAGGCGAATCCAATGTAATCGAGGTTTATATCGCCTCCTTACGGTCAAAGTTAGAGAAGCACGGCCACCCACGCCTCATTCATACGGTCAGAGGAAGTGGATATATCCTACGGGAGGACTAA
- a CDS encoding Do family serine endopeptidase, giving the protein MMTSKIWKTGFLSFIAGTLLTGSFWLGVENASYFQDKTENIPTQSVSTPIGSIQQASLLESSSSNIIAKMVEEVGPAVVKIETETTRRSTLSERDLFFRQFFGGDYPMPQTEQKREGLGSGFIISQDGYILTNHHVVEGAGQIKVNIIGADKKYDAKIIGQDPELDLAVLKIEADKNLPVLKMGDSENIRVGDWTVAIGNPYGLDHTVTVGVISAKQRPLNIGQARFKDLLQTDASINPGNSGGPLLNLKGEVVGINTAINAEAQGIGFAIPINTVQEVLEDLIHKGKVSRPWLGVSIQDLTPELAKYFEIDMKEGVVVGYVAAGSPAEKAGLQQGDIIVELDKQKIKSSDQFVKAIADTKAGSKHTMLLMRNGEFKSLNIMIGEKNYNNN; this is encoded by the coding sequence ATGATGACAAGTAAGATATGGAAAACAGGATTTCTGTCCTTTATCGCCGGCACATTGTTAACAGGGAGCTTCTGGCTAGGTGTCGAGAATGCCTCATACTTCCAAGATAAAACAGAAAACATTCCAACACAGTCAGTGTCTACTCCTATCGGCTCTATCCAACAAGCCTCATTGCTTGAATCCAGCAGTAGCAATATCATCGCCAAGATGGTTGAAGAAGTAGGGCCTGCGGTCGTAAAAATTGAAACCGAGACGACTCGGAGATCTACTTTAAGTGAGAGGGACTTATTCTTCCGTCAATTCTTTGGTGGTGATTATCCCATGCCGCAAACGGAGCAGAAGCGTGAAGGCCTTGGATCTGGGTTTATTATTAGTCAGGACGGATATATTCTGACCAACCATCATGTCGTGGAAGGGGCCGGGCAAATAAAGGTAAATATCATAGGGGCTGACAAAAAATATGATGCCAAGATCATAGGGCAAGACCCAGAACTAGACTTAGCTGTTTTAAAAATCGAGGCGGATAAAAACCTGCCTGTATTGAAAATGGGCGACTCCGAAAACATCCGCGTGGGCGACTGGACCGTAGCCATTGGTAACCCTTACGGACTTGATCATACCGTTACTGTCGGCGTGATCAGCGCCAAGCAAAGGCCTCTAAACATCGGTCAAGCCAGATTTAAAGACCTACTGCAAACCGATGCGTCCATTAATCCAGGAAATAGCGGTGGTCCACTACTCAACCTTAAAGGGGAGGTCGTGGGCATCAATACGGCCATCAATGCGGAAGCACAAGGAATTGGGTTCGCTATACCAATCAATACTGTTCAAGAGGTCCTAGAGGATCTCATTCATAAAGGAAAAGTATCTCGACCATGGCTTGGTGTCTCCATCCAAGATTTAACTCCTGAGCTTGCGAAATACTTTGAAATTGATATGAAAGAAGGCGTAGTCGTGGGTTACGTTGCCGCAGGCAGCCCTGCGGAGAAGGCTGGTTTACAGCAAGGGGATATCATCGTCGAGCTTGATAAGCAAAAAATCAAGAGTAGTGATCAGTTTGTTAAAGCCATAGCCGATACGAAAGCTGGCTCTAAACATACCATGCTCCTCATGAGAAACGGGGAGTTTAAAAGCTTGAACATTATGATTGGAGAAAAAAATTATAATAATAACTGA
- a CDS encoding RNA polymerase sigma factor gives MTDSQLIREIKDGQVEYYSEIIQRYEKRLLAFIVHMLNNTHLDHMAEDLCQETFYKAFRNLQSFRDVEASFSTWLYTIARNTVLSELRKSRNSEVYIEDSKVDPRTSMDRLPEYELLRTERERLVRLAIDNLPEKQRYALILREYEDKDYKEIADILDSTVSSVKSLLFRARTSIKTQLESYFTESQWEETKGMTKT, from the coding sequence ATGACTGATTCTCAATTGATCCGTGAAATAAAGGATGGTCAAGTAGAATATTATTCCGAAATTATTCAGCGCTATGAGAAGAGATTATTAGCGTTTATTGTACATATGTTAAACAACACGCATTTGGACCATATGGCTGAGGATCTATGTCAGGAAACTTTTTATAAAGCCTTTCGTAATCTGCAGTCCTTCCGTGATGTGGAGGCTTCCTTTTCCACATGGCTATATACCATTGCAAGGAACACCGTTCTTAGTGAACTAAGAAAAAGCAGGAATTCCGAAGTATATATTGAGGATAGTAAAGTTGATCCAAGAACTTCTATGGATCGTCTACCGGAATATGAGCTCTTACGTACAGAGAGGGAACGGCTTGTTCGCCTTGCGATTGATAATTTGCCGGAGAAGCAACGCTATGCTCTCATACTTAGAGAGTATGAAGATAAGGATTATAAAGAGATAGCAGATATCTTAGATTCCACGGTTAGCTCGGTTAAGTCCCTTCTATTCAGGGCTCGAACTAGTATTAAGACTCAACTTGAATCTTATTTTACAGAATCACAATGGGAGGAAACCAAGGGGATGACCAAGACATGA
- a CDS encoding anti-sigma factor → MRCSDAFHFMAGYVDQTLPEHSMKAMKQHLGQCQDCQMEYIIWKESSELFQMEFSTLPVLEGAPSMSEGVMARLAREDKWKFPITAHVFAISPAMKRWLTTLSILFLLVFGVLMYGTLNIEHVAKVEPGQVEWKELSSAHMVIAIDQLVASSEEKSSDMRYRLMASIGDPLQLDHSSYTPPNIGLVAGFLGIMVTVVTMSWLSRA, encoded by the coding sequence ATGAGATGTTCGGATGCATTCCACTTCATGGCAGGCTACGTAGATCAGACTTTACCAGAACATTCAATGAAAGCCATGAAGCAACATCTTGGTCAATGCCAGGATTGCCAGATGGAGTATATCATCTGGAAGGAAAGCAGTGAGTTATTCCAGATGGAGTTTTCTACCCTTCCAGTACTAGAGGGGGCCCCTTCCATGTCGGAAGGGGTCATGGCACGATTGGCACGGGAAGATAAGTGGAAATTCCCCATAACTGCTCATGTATTTGCGATTTCTCCTGCTATGAAGAGGTGGTTAACGACATTGTCCATCCTTTTCCTGCTTGTTTTTGGGGTCCTCATGTATGGTACACTTAATATAGAACATGTGGCTAAGGTTGAGCCCGGACAGGTAGAGTGGAAGGAACTGTCGTCAGCCCATATGGTAATAGCTATTGACCAGCTAGTAGCGAGTTCAGAGGAGAAGAGCTCAGATATGAGATATCGACTGATGGCAAGTATAGGAGATCCACTTCAATTGGACCATAGCTCCTATACTCCACCGAATATAGGTTTAGTGGCTGGATTTTTAGGGATAATGGTTACCGTGGTAACTATGAGTTGGTTGTCGAGAGCATAA